One Gemmatimonadaceae bacterium DNA segment encodes these proteins:
- a CDS encoding O-antigen ligase family protein, protein MRQLFSVGYPAGAVAIAMLLQQSRPAWYVAWTLALFMFSPFVRRVIDAHYGWDPQSPVLLAPLLAAAVAVLTVVRQSSRLDDTRMLPLLLAGGAVLGGAIVGVFVSPPALVAYAALSWGAPIALGLYVMVRGDAHREVDRAVGRVLIGGVMVVGCYGLLQYVAPPVWDRVWMIETRMDSIGAPLPLRVRVFSTLNAPGPLAQFLSAALLMILARRERVRWGSVAVGSAAFILSLARSAWLGAAIGLIVLLLLGQRTLRRIALPLVLAAGVAAVAWQAAPNGQARLTVERTVGARITTLGTLSLDESYRARRYLVPVVLADIRAHPLGRGLGATLVGGARGLASARLADQGLYMDNGVMEIVLVLGWLGGAAFLLSAAAAVAHASFAPSSVGRAGRVGYLAAATALLAQVAGGTVFAGVGGAMFWLAVALANHRVQPAGRATLAARPAPRTIVAARVEP, encoded by the coding sequence ATGCGCCAGCTCTTCAGCGTGGGGTATCCGGCCGGGGCCGTCGCCATTGCGATGCTGCTCCAGCAATCCCGCCCCGCCTGGTATGTGGCCTGGACGCTCGCGCTCTTCATGTTCTCGCCCTTCGTGCGGCGGGTGATCGATGCCCACTATGGATGGGACCCGCAGAGCCCCGTCCTCCTGGCGCCGCTGCTCGCCGCCGCGGTTGCGGTCCTGACCGTGGTGCGGCAGTCGTCGCGGCTCGACGACACGCGCATGCTGCCGCTCCTGCTGGCGGGGGGCGCTGTGCTGGGCGGGGCAATCGTCGGGGTGTTCGTCTCCCCGCCCGCGCTCGTCGCGTACGCTGCGCTCAGTTGGGGGGCGCCCATCGCGCTCGGTCTCTACGTGATGGTACGGGGCGATGCACATCGCGAGGTCGATCGCGCCGTGGGACGCGTCCTCATCGGGGGGGTGATGGTGGTGGGGTGCTACGGGCTGCTGCAATACGTCGCGCCGCCGGTGTGGGATCGTGTGTGGATGATCGAGACGCGCATGGACTCGATAGGCGCGCCATTGCCGCTGCGCGTGCGGGTGTTCAGCACCCTCAACGCGCCGGGACCGCTCGCCCAGTTCCTCTCCGCGGCGCTCCTCATGATCCTCGCCCGGCGCGAGCGTGTGCGATGGGGGAGCGTGGCGGTGGGGAGCGCGGCGTTCATCCTGTCGCTGGCGCGCTCGGCATGGCTCGGGGCGGCCATCGGGCTCATCGTCCTCCTCCTGCTGGGCCAGCGTACGCTACGGCGCATCGCGCTCCCGCTCGTGCTCGCCGCGGGCGTTGCCGCCGTGGCCTGGCAGGCCGCGCCCAACGGACAGGCGCGGCTCACCGTCGAACGCACCGTCGGTGCCCGCATAACGACGTTAGGCACGCTGTCACTCGACGAGAGCTACCGGGCACGCCGCTACCTGGTGCCGGTGGTGCTCGCCGACATCCGGGCGCATCCACTGGGCAGGGGGCTGGGGGCGACGCTGGTGGGCGGGGCACGCGGGCTCGCCTCGGCACGACTGGCCGACCAGGGGTTGTACATGGACAACGGCGTCATGGAGATCGTCCTCGTGCTGGGGTGGCTCGGTGGTGCGGCATTCCTGCTCTCGGCCGCCGCCGCGGTGGCCCATGCCTCGTTCGCGCCATCGTCCGTGGGACGCGCCGGGCGCGTGGGCTACCTGGCCGCAGCAACCGCGCTCCTGGCGCAGGTGGCCGGCGGCACCGTCTTCGCGGGCGTTGGCGGCGCGATGTTCTGGCTTGCCGTGGCGCTGGCCAACCACCGCGTGCAGCCGGCGGGGCGCGCGACGCTGGCGGCGCGGCCGGCGCCGCGGACCATCGTCGCGGCGAGAGTCGAGCCATGA
- a CDS encoding glycosyltransferase family 4 protein produces the protein MPRILFLNHAAQIGGAEFGMFDVVTELRQHAHVLLFEDGPLRTLLTDAGVSVTVCDFGALHDVRRDTAAPSAASVRSLLAAARDVRRMAAQYDMVYANSQKAMIVGSVAELGSRRPFVWHLHDILETPTFSRLNVWADVQLARLNGARVIAVSRAAADAFVRAGGERRAVRVVYNGIDHAAIERHAASGAALRRSLGLSDVPLVGCFSRLARWKGQLTLLQAVAPLPGVHVLLAGGPLFGELAYERELRDAVHSLRIEDRVHFLGQRSDVAALLHVVDVVVHPSIAPEPFARTLIEAMMAGHAPVATRCGGVPELVMPEETGFLFPPGDTHALTTLLERLLANPDELRQRSAHVRAYARKRFSRDAYVAGIVRQLQNTMGRPLHRSAPSTPAAVVA, from the coding sequence ATGCCACGCATCCTCTTCCTCAACCATGCCGCGCAGATCGGTGGTGCGGAGTTTGGCATGTTCGACGTCGTGACCGAGTTGCGGCAGCATGCGCACGTCCTGCTGTTCGAGGATGGCCCGCTGCGCACGCTGCTCACCGATGCGGGCGTGTCGGTCACGGTCTGCGACTTCGGTGCGCTGCACGATGTCCGGCGCGACACCGCCGCACCGAGCGCTGCCTCGGTCCGGAGCCTGCTGGCGGCGGCGCGCGATGTGCGGCGCATGGCGGCGCAGTACGACATGGTCTACGCCAACAGCCAGAAGGCGATGATTGTCGGTAGCGTGGCGGAGTTGGGCAGCCGCCGGCCGTTTGTCTGGCACTTGCACGACATCCTGGAGACACCGACGTTCAGCCGGCTCAATGTCTGGGCCGACGTGCAGCTGGCGAGGCTCAACGGCGCCCGCGTGATCGCGGTCTCCCGGGCCGCGGCGGACGCGTTCGTGCGGGCGGGCGGCGAGCGGCGCGCCGTGCGCGTGGTCTACAACGGCATCGACCACGCTGCAATCGAGCGCCATGCCGCGTCGGGCGCAGCGCTGCGCCGCTCCCTCGGTCTCTCCGACGTCCCGCTCGTCGGTTGCTTCAGCCGGCTGGCGCGCTGGAAGGGACAGCTCACGCTGCTGCAGGCGGTGGCGCCGTTGCCCGGCGTTCACGTGCTGCTGGCGGGTGGTCCCCTGTTCGGTGAGCTGGCGTACGAGCGGGAACTCCGTGACGCGGTGCACTCGCTGCGCATCGAGGATCGCGTCCATTTCCTGGGGCAGCGCAGCGACGTGGCCGCGCTCCTCCATGTGGTCGACGTGGTGGTGCACCCGTCCATCGCCCCCGAACCGTTCGCGCGCACGTTGATCGAGGCGATGATGGCAGGGCATGCCCCGGTCGCCACGCGGTGCGGCGGGGTACCGGAGCTCGTGATGCCGGAGGAGACCGGCTTCCTCTTTCCGCCCGGCGACACGCACGCCCTCACGACGCTGCTCGAGCGCCTGCTCGCCAATCCCGACGAACTCCGCCAACGATCGGCGCACGTACGCGCCTACGCCCGCAAGCGCTTCTCGCGCGACGCCTACGTGGCGGGCATCGTCCGGCAGCTGCAAAACACGATGGGGCGCCCCCTGCATCGCAGCGCCCCAAGCACGCCCGCCGCGGTGGTCGCATGA
- a CDS encoding sugar transferase translates to MTAAVQVEAARSRWDAMWPRDVLQQLARTNRRQHALREWIRGAMLHLLDVAAVAGAVTVLALLDDSGIWPRALAWINPSLDLLSVGVQLSLALLVGLHVCGAYRSHRSPTAVWPTLGGVGLGVSLFHWPFLWQAIDGSSAAYLRVVVVVAVFVSLGRIAARALVRAHVLGRLGLPRALYIGTPEDIADALHRTPLHGDQALLPVAQVTTGPLARGRPREHAPLELRLPCLLNAHDVDTVVLCSQFASTELQLLLGIAETSGCRVVSPSRMYPVARQLPRVAECGGFPLVELTRPAARAHHLAIKRFIDLAGAMLLVILASPIMLVVAVLVRLTSRGPILFRQERVGYGGTSFRILKFRTMRDGAEGEVECLRQESVYRDRRLFKVRADPRTTPLGRVLRRTSLDELPQLLNVIEGSMSLVGPRPPLPCEVAAYEHRAFLRFDVKPGITGPWQVAGRNRITSFDEVVALEAEYMNGWTIWRDLRILLRTVPVVLRMDGAY, encoded by the coding sequence ATGACGGCGGCGGTGCAGGTGGAGGCGGCTCGCTCTCGCTGGGACGCGATGTGGCCGCGCGATGTACTGCAGCAGCTGGCGCGCACCAACCGCCGGCAGCATGCGCTGCGCGAGTGGATACGCGGCGCGATGCTGCACCTGCTGGACGTGGCGGCCGTGGCCGGTGCCGTGACGGTGCTCGCGCTCCTCGACGACAGCGGCATTTGGCCGCGGGCGCTGGCATGGATCAATCCATCGCTCGACCTCCTCAGCGTCGGCGTGCAGCTCTCGCTGGCATTGCTGGTAGGACTCCACGTATGTGGCGCCTATCGTTCGCATCGATCCCCCACCGCCGTGTGGCCGACCCTCGGCGGCGTGGGGCTCGGTGTCTCGCTCTTTCACTGGCCGTTTCTCTGGCAGGCGATCGACGGGTCCAGCGCCGCCTACCTGCGAGTGGTCGTGGTGGTTGCGGTGTTCGTCTCGCTGGGGCGCATCGCCGCCCGCGCCCTGGTGCGCGCCCACGTGCTCGGCCGTCTCGGGCTCCCACGTGCCCTCTACATCGGGACTCCCGAGGACATCGCCGACGCGTTGCATCGCACACCATTGCACGGTGACCAGGCGCTCCTTCCCGTGGCACAAGTGACGACCGGCCCGCTCGCCCGCGGCCGACCGCGCGAGCATGCACCGTTGGAGCTGCGTCTCCCCTGCCTGCTCAACGCTCACGACGTCGATACCGTCGTGCTCTGCAGCCAGTTTGCCTCCACGGAGTTGCAGCTGCTGCTCGGCATCGCCGAGACGTCGGGGTGCCGGGTCGTATCGCCATCCCGCATGTACCCGGTGGCGCGGCAGCTCCCGCGAGTGGCCGAGTGCGGCGGCTTTCCGCTGGTGGAGCTCACGCGCCCCGCCGCGCGCGCGCACCACCTGGCCATCAAGCGCTTCATCGATCTCGCGGGCGCCATGCTCCTCGTGATCCTCGCATCGCCGATCATGCTCGTGGTGGCCGTCCTGGTGCGCCTTACTTCGCGCGGCCCCATCCTCTTTCGGCAAGAGCGAGTGGGCTACGGCGGCACGAGCTTCCGGATCCTGAAGTTCCGGACAATGCGCGACGGCGCCGAGGGAGAGGTGGAATGCCTGCGGCAGGAGAGCGTGTACCGCGACCGCCGGCTGTTCAAGGTGCGCGCCGATCCCCGCACCACGCCGCTGGGGCGCGTGCTCCGGCGCACGAGCCTCGATGAACTGCCGCAGCTCCTCAACGTCATCGAGGGCTCGATGTCGCTCGTGGGGCCGCGCCCGCCACTCCCGTGCGAAGTGGCCGCGTATGAACATCGCGCCTTCCTCCGCTTCGATGTCAAACCCGGGATAACAGGGCCGTGGCAGGTGGCGGGGCGCAATCGCATCACCTCATTCGACGAAGTGGTGGCGCTCGAGGCCGAGTACATGAACGGCTGGACCATCTGGCGCGACCTGCGCATCCTGCTCCGCACCGTGCCGGTCGTCCTGCGGATGGACGGAGCCTACTGA
- a CDS encoding glycosyltransferase family 2 protein, translated as MTLAFPPRGERRQHVSAVFLTRNEEAFIARALRSVRGVVDEIVVVDSCSTDATVAIAESFGARVIVEPWRGWIAQRALGIRAARHPWVFVMEADEIVTPELAAAIHDVLATAMNARDGYSVDRRDDFLGALLPRMKRPSKRRRFVRLFHRDYSRYDPQRIVHDEVRFSGRAIPLRGVLLHWRGFTIAQQVARYTEYAPLEAEMLLASRRRIPVAALIVRPLLRFGWCYVACGGLRLGARGFVHALMVAVAEFLRHATAWEQQRAPALPHPPSTVLSRFGMRGDDDVLSPSEEPATSGTTEVPRGDESAEALATVADEARHNHPPSPSHRRR; from the coding sequence ATGACGCTGGCCTTCCCGCCCCGCGGCGAGCGCCGACAGCACGTGTCGGCCGTCTTCCTCACGCGCAACGAGGAGGCGTTCATCGCGCGTGCGCTGCGTAGCGTGCGCGGTGTCGTCGATGAGATCGTCGTCGTCGACTCGTGCAGCACCGATGCGACCGTCGCAATTGCGGAATCGTTCGGCGCGCGCGTGATCGTGGAGCCGTGGCGCGGTTGGATCGCCCAGCGCGCGCTCGGCATCAGAGCCGCGCGGCATCCGTGGGTCTTCGTGATGGAGGCCGACGAGATCGTCACGCCCGAGTTGGCGGCTGCCATCCACGATGTGCTGGCGACGGCGATGAATGCGCGCGACGGCTACTCGGTCGATCGCCGCGATGACTTCCTTGGGGCGCTCCTGCCACGCATGAAGCGACCGTCGAAGCGCCGGCGATTCGTGCGCCTGTTCCACCGGGACTACAGCCGGTACGACCCGCAGCGCATCGTGCACGACGAGGTGCGCTTCTCCGGTCGGGCGATTCCGCTGCGCGGCGTCCTGCTGCACTGGCGGGGCTTCACGATTGCGCAACAGGTGGCGCGATACACCGAGTACGCCCCGCTCGAGGCCGAGATGCTCCTTGCCTCGCGCCGTCGGATCCCGGTCGCGGCGCTGATCGTTCGGCCCCTGCTGCGCTTCGGTTGGTGTTACGTCGCGTGCGGGGGGCTGCGGCTGGGCGCCCGCGGCTTCGTGCACGCCCTGATGGTGGCGGTCGCCGAGTTCCTGCGTCACGCCACGGCATGGGAGCAGCAGCGCGCGCCGGCACTGCCGCACCCGCCCTCGACGGTGCTTTCCCGCTTTGGAATGCGGGGCGACGACGACGTGCTGAGCCCGTCCGAGGAGCCCGCGACGTCTGGCACGACGGAGGTGCCGCGTGGCGACGAGAGTGCCGAGGCGCTCGCCACCGTCGCCGACGAGGCGCGGCACAACCACCCGCCTTCCCCCAGTCATCGGAGACGCTGA
- a CDS encoding glycosyltransferase, translated as MKTALVHDYFFQAGGAERVMETLHAMFPAAPIHTTIVRAETLWPGLRTADIRPVPWLQALSGTGIGPRALLPLYRHAVERLDLTPYDLVISNSSAFAKSVRVRPDAVHVCYCHSPMRFAWNSERYLERERVPGVARLALSPLLANLRRWDYRTRHRPSVYLANSSAVRARIRRAYGIDSEVVFPPVDTTRYRADSDRDDFALIVSRLAPYKRIDRAVEAFNRLRRPLVIIGDGPDAEALRAMAGPMVRLLGRRSDAEVVEYMARASLFIVPGEEDFGITPLEANAAGCPVVALRAGGAIDTVRDGESGVLFAEETADALAAAVRRADEIAWDVNVLRAHAAQFSIPSFANRFYRAVVLAVARATDGLLPIPPAPHTASA; from the coding sequence ATGAAGACGGCCCTGGTGCACGACTATTTCTTCCAGGCTGGCGGCGCCGAGCGCGTGATGGAGACGCTCCACGCCATGTTCCCGGCTGCTCCCATACATACGACGATCGTCCGTGCCGAGACGCTGTGGCCGGGGCTGCGAACGGCGGATATCCGCCCCGTTCCCTGGCTGCAGGCACTGAGTGGCACTGGTATCGGGCCGCGCGCCCTCCTCCCGCTGTATCGGCACGCTGTCGAACGGCTCGACCTGACGCCGTACGACCTTGTGATCAGCAACAGCTCGGCGTTTGCCAAGAGCGTGCGTGTGAGGCCCGATGCCGTGCACGTCTGCTACTGTCACTCCCCAATGCGCTTTGCGTGGAACAGCGAGCGCTACCTCGAACGCGAGCGCGTCCCGGGCGTTGCGCGCCTCGCCCTGTCGCCGCTGCTGGCCAACCTGCGCCGCTGGGACTACCGCACGCGGCATCGGCCCAGCGTCTATCTCGCCAACTCGAGCGCTGTGCGTGCGCGCATCCGCCGCGCGTACGGCATCGACTCGGAAGTGGTCTTTCCCCCGGTGGACACCACGCGCTACCGCGCCGACTCGGATCGGGACGACTTCGCCCTGATCGTCTCTCGGCTCGCGCCTTACAAGCGCATCGATCGCGCCGTGGAGGCGTTCAACCGGTTGCGCCGCCCACTCGTGATCATTGGCGATGGCCCGGACGCGGAGGCCTTGCGCGCGATGGCCGGGCCGATGGTCCGGTTGCTCGGGCGCCGAAGCGACGCGGAAGTGGTGGAGTACATGGCACGGGCCAGCCTCTTCATCGTCCCCGGCGAGGAGGACTTCGGGATCACGCCGCTGGAAGCGAATGCCGCGGGGTGCCCGGTCGTCGCGCTGCGCGCCGGTGGGGCGATCGACACGGTGCGCGATGGCGAAAGCGGCGTCCTGTTCGCCGAGGAGACGGCCGACGCCCTGGCGGCCGCGGTGCGCCGGGCCGACGAGATCGCGTGGGATGTCAACGTTCTTCGGGCGCATGCGGCGCAGTTCAGCATTCCGTCGTTTGCCAATCGCTTCTATCGCGCCGTGGTACTGGCCGTGGCGCGCGCGACCGACGGCCTTCTCCCCATCCCCCCGGCCCCCCATACGGCGAGCGCCTAA